The following are encoded together in the Candidatus Woesebacteria bacterium genome:
- a CDS encoding DNA recombination protein RmuC, giving the protein MDFAAVALILIIGVIGFVVIGIYLNIRFSNLKETQKLSGDLLEYLKTTNVRLDLQSKQFSESIRDSSNNFNLRLDNAAKVIGEVQRNLGEMSEIGRGIKELQQFLASPKLRGNIGEQVLKDLIGQMFPKSTFSLQYTFKSGEKVDAAIKTSAGILPIDSKFPMENFAKLASAVKATEREAYTKLFRKDIKKHIGDISRKYILPEEGTMDFALMYIPSEAVYYEMVNDVGLMSDAQLARVYPVSPTTLYAHLQTLLLSFEGQKIENKAREVFAMLRAIQKDYYKVDENLFTLQKHVNNAHAMMGNVLTGYAQLGQKISNTKELSVDDDKNKLLEQKKP; this is encoded by the coding sequence ATGGATTTTGCTGCAGTAGCGTTGATATTAATTATCGGAGTGATTGGTTTTGTCGTTATTGGCATTTATCTTAATATTAGATTTTCCAATCTTAAAGAAACCCAGAAATTATCAGGTGACCTCCTTGAATATCTCAAAACGACAAATGTACGCCTTGATTTACAGAGCAAACAATTTTCCGAATCCATCCGCGATTCGTCAAATAATTTTAATTTGAGATTAGACAACGCAGCCAAAGTAATTGGAGAAGTGCAACGAAATCTTGGTGAGATGAGTGAGATAGGTCGCGGAATTAAAGAATTGCAGCAATTTCTTGCGAGCCCAAAACTAAGAGGTAATATTGGCGAGCAAGTTCTGAAAGATTTGATTGGTCAAATGTTTCCAAAGTCGACATTTTCTCTGCAATACACTTTCAAATCAGGGGAGAAAGTCGACGCGGCAATTAAAACCAGTGCCGGAATACTGCCAATCGATTCTAAGTTTCCAATGGAGAACTTTGCAAAACTGGCTTCGGCAGTAAAGGCAACAGAGCGTGAGGCATATACTAAATTATTCAGGAAAGATATAAAAAAACACATTGGCGATATCTCCAGAAAATATATATTACCTGAAGAAGGAACAATGGATTTTGCCCTTATGTATATTCCTTCGGAGGCTGTTTATTATGAAATGGTAAATGATGTTGGTTTAATGTCCGATGCTCAGCTGGCGAGGGTGTATCCCGTTTCTCCGACAACTTTGTATGCCCACTTACAAACTCTGCTTCTGTCGTTTGAAGGCCAAAAAATTGAAAATAAAGCTAGAGAAGTGTTTGCAATGCTACGAGCAATCCAGAAAGACTATTATAAAGTCGACGAGAATTTGTTTACTTTACAAAAACATGTGAATAACGCCCATGCGATGATGGGTAATGTTTTGACAGGCTATGCGCAATTAGGGCAAAAAATCTCAAACACTAAAGAGTTAAGTGTAGACGATGACAAGAATAAGCTGTTAGAACAAAAGAAACCGTAA
- a CDS encoding methionine--tRNA ligase, with product MNKNYYITTTLPYVNALPHMGFALEIIQADILARYNERLGNTVFFNFGTDEHGQKIYQKAVASGKPPQDYVDEFAAKFDDLKIALNLSYNNFIRTTDAHHKKAAQEIWIRCRDNGYIEKGIYKTKYCIGCELEKQDSDLQDGKCPLHPTYEIQYIEEENYFFKFSKLQLKLLDLYQANENFVVPKHRYTEIINFVKSGLNDFSISRQKEKMPWGIEVPDDNKHVMYVWFDALTNYISALGWPENTSKFNDYWGSIANPNAIQIAGKDNLRQQSSMWQAMLLAAGLPPTKQIIIHGFITSGGQKMSKSLGNVINPFEYVDTYGTDAVRYYLVSKINPFEDSDFTKESFELTYQADLANGLGNLVSRVSKMCETQGVVANSHNDLKFSPLIVNHLTSYRFDMAIKTIWDSIKKTDMWINDNKVWELTGEEKNKALSYLVGIILQITYDLYPFMPETADKIKKQFTSDSIKLSNPLFPRL from the coding sequence ATGAACAAAAATTATTACATTACAACAACCCTACCCTATGTAAATGCCTTACCGCACATGGGTTTCGCGCTTGAGATAATCCAAGCAGATATACTTGCCAGGTACAACGAAAGACTTGGTAACACTGTTTTTTTTAATTTCGGTACCGACGAACACGGACAAAAAATATACCAGAAGGCGGTGGCGTCGGGAAAACCTCCGCAAGATTATGTTGATGAATTTGCTGCAAAATTCGATGATTTAAAAATAGCGTTAAATCTAAGTTACAATAATTTCATACGCACAACCGACGCACATCACAAAAAAGCAGCTCAAGAAATATGGATCAGATGTCGCGATAACGGTTACATCGAAAAAGGGATATATAAAACGAAATACTGTATCGGCTGTGAACTCGAAAAACAAGATTCTGACTTGCAAGACGGCAAATGTCCACTGCACCCCACTTACGAAATTCAATATATTGAAGAGGAGAATTATTTTTTTAAATTTTCCAAACTCCAACTCAAGCTACTCGACTTATATCAAGCAAATGAAAATTTCGTCGTACCAAAACACAGGTATACAGAAATCATAAACTTCGTTAAAAGCGGACTAAACGACTTTAGTATCTCCAGACAAAAGGAAAAAATGCCGTGGGGAATTGAGGTTCCCGATGACAACAAGCACGTAATGTACGTATGGTTTGATGCGCTGACGAATTACATCTCCGCTCTTGGGTGGCCGGAGAACACGTCAAAATTCAACGATTATTGGGGTTCTATCGCTAACCCAAATGCGATTCAAATTGCCGGAAAAGACAATTTAAGACAACAATCCTCTATGTGGCAGGCAATGCTTCTTGCTGCAGGTTTACCGCCAACCAAGCAAATCATAATTCACGGATTCATTACATCCGGTGGGCAAAAGATGAGCAAAAGCTTAGGAAATGTTATTAACCCCTTCGAATATGTCGATACTTATGGAACAGATGCGGTAAGATATTATCTTGTTTCAAAAATTAATCCTTTCGAAGACAGCGATTTTACCAAAGAAAGCTTTGAGCTGACATACCAGGCTGACCTCGCAAACGGTTTGGGCAATCTGGTGTCAAGAGTAAGTAAAATGTGTGAAACACAAGGAGTGGTCGCAAATTCTCACAACGACTTAAAATTTAGTCCACTGATAGTTAATCATTTGACATCTTATCGTTTCGATATGGCTATTAAAACAATCTGGGACAGCATTAAAAAAACCGATATGTGGATTAACGACAACAAAGTGTGGGAGTTAACGGGTGAAGAGAAAAATAAAGCCTTAAGCTATCTTGTTGGCATAATATTACAGATAACGTATGATTTATATCCATTTATGCCCGAAACTGCTGACAAAATTAAAAAGCAGTTTACCAGCGATAGTATTAAATTGTCTAATCCCCTTTTCCCAAGGCTTTAA
- a CDS encoding glycosyltransferase family 2 protein — MFKTFIINHEKKVQRFLEVLPGLVSWNLILFPYWGIFIIPKVVAYYILGYTVYWFYQSFQIATTGIISHLRIQASMQNDWIKDLNARFKDWQKIKHVIIIPTYKEPLYILERTISSVANQTLPKKQIVLILAMEKKEDEKERNIKIAALTKKFEGVFDNFIATVHELVPGEIIGKSSNEKYAAKWFKANYIDKYKKDIKNYTVTSCDADHTFHKNHFASLTYLYLANKDRYMRFWQPAVLFYNNIWELPAITRTTNILGSIFNLSQLPRKDRLINVSNYSLSYKLLHEVDYWDADKIPEDWGIFFKSYFKKQGGVEVEANYLPVYADAAQSSTTWKTIKNQYEQKKRWAWGVSDDPWIIKAYFLTPNVPFWEKTMRVWYVIQSHFFWPVHWFAITIGLQIPVLLNARFGRTTLAHTVPEISSVILTAALGFLFIMLILDRIYRPERPSRYPVWRAIVQPLEFFLMPVVGFFFSALPGLDAHTRLMLGKYIEYKVTEKV, encoded by the coding sequence ATGTTTAAAACATTTATTATTAACCATGAAAAAAAGGTGCAGAGATTTCTCGAGGTACTTCCCGGACTTGTTTCTTGGAATCTGATTCTTTTCCCCTACTGGGGTATATTTATAATTCCAAAAGTCGTTGCTTATTACATATTGGGTTATACCGTTTATTGGTTTTACCAGTCTTTCCAAATCGCAACAACCGGAATTATTTCCCATCTCAGAATACAAGCGTCGATGCAAAACGACTGGATCAAGGATTTAAATGCAAGATTCAAAGATTGGCAAAAAATAAAACATGTGATAATTATTCCAACTTACAAGGAACCGCTTTACATTCTCGAACGTACTATATCTTCGGTTGCCAACCAAACGCTACCCAAAAAGCAAATCGTTCTTATACTTGCCATGGAAAAAAAGGAGGACGAGAAGGAAAGAAACATAAAAATTGCCGCTTTAACTAAGAAATTTGAGGGTGTGTTTGACAATTTCATTGCAACGGTTCACGAATTAGTACCGGGTGAGATTATCGGAAAGTCGTCAAACGAAAAATACGCAGCAAAGTGGTTTAAGGCAAATTACATAGATAAATACAAAAAAGATATTAAAAATTATACAGTCACCAGTTGCGACGCAGATCACACTTTTCACAAAAATCATTTCGCATCACTTACATATCTTTATCTTGCCAACAAAGACAGATATATGAGGTTTTGGCAACCGGCAGTCCTTTTTTACAACAATATTTGGGAACTACCGGCAATCACAAGAACTACAAACATCTTAGGATCAATATTTAATTTATCGCAATTACCCAGAAAAGATAGATTAATAAATGTATCTAACTACTCATTGTCGTATAAATTGTTGCACGAAGTTGATTACTGGGACGCGGATAAAATACCTGAAGATTGGGGTATATTTTTCAAGTCGTATTTCAAAAAACAAGGTGGTGTCGAAGTTGAAGCCAATTACTTACCGGTTTATGCAGACGCCGCACAGTCTTCAACAACCTGGAAAACTATAAAAAATCAATACGAACAAAAGAAACGCTGGGCATGGGGGGTATCAGATGATCCGTGGATAATTAAGGCTTATTTTCTTACTCCAAATGTTCCTTTCTGGGAAAAAACAATGCGTGTTTGGTATGTAATTCAGTCACATTTTTTTTGGCCGGTTCATTGGTTTGCAATTACGATTGGACTTCAAATACCAGTACTTTTAAATGCCCGTTTCGGAAGAACAACTCTTGCTCATACCGTTCCGGAAATATCATCGGTTATTCTGACCGCAGCTCTGGGTTTTCTGTTTATAATGCTTATCTTAGATAGAATATATCGTCCAGAAAGACCATCACGTTACCCTGTTTGGCGAGCCATTGTTCAACCATTGGAGTTTTTCTTAATGCCGGTTGTGGGGTTTTTCTTTTCTGCACTACCCGGCTTGGATGCACATACGCGACTTATGTTGGGGAAATACATTGAATACAAAGTTACGGAAAAAGTATAA
- a CDS encoding glycosyltransferase family 39 protein gives MPADFLSNSQFTSSLNNPEAFSALVSLQRLPDVVRVTMKDLFPPLWNIIEWILFTTLGKDEIYIRSISFAFFVLTTVFTYKIGKLMYSGKTGLFAVLLVFSNPMMFIFAFEGRMFSLLSFLTTASLYFYFKLMKPLEERKFAFPGYILTTICALYTHHSAIFLLFIEIPWLIVIFFQGKKNAVKRLLKAYIVVILLYLPWSYLMYIHLHKGKDLLLSTSVEDIKLLIDSYLIPEITTNPASIAVVNYPIYKIALVFVVFILIARCWHKSIKNTVFLMLCFLGPILLSWLIARNISITERNMVIYTIPYAMLILASKRRKYTSILIVTLVGLWLVMDFYYFKHPHKAPFREITPFVTSAKDNGDFVVSWFSDSNRLWETKYYKLNAPIYLPGTTNAPNLYTTSLVDVSDTVKAIPQNTKTVGVLTDLPPEEIVLENYVLQEYKDINGLKFIWYRLNTTRLNEDD, from the coding sequence ATGCCTGCAGACTTCCTTTCCAATAGCCAATTTACGTCTAGTTTAAATAATCCGGAAGCATTTAGTGCACTAGTTTCATTGCAACGACTCCCCGATGTTGTCAGGGTGACAATGAAGGATTTATTTCCTCCCCTATGGAATATCATCGAGTGGATTCTTTTTACCACTTTGGGGAAAGATGAGATATATATAAGAAGCATATCTTTTGCTTTTTTTGTTTTAACGACAGTTTTTACATATAAAATCGGCAAGCTTATGTATTCCGGCAAGACAGGACTGTTTGCCGTGTTGCTTGTTTTTTCTAATCCAATGATGTTCATTTTTGCTTTTGAAGGCAGAATGTTTTCTCTGCTTTCTTTTTTGACCACTGCATCACTATATTTTTATTTTAAGCTCATGAAACCGCTGGAAGAAAGAAAATTCGCGTTCCCGGGATATATTCTTACTACAATCTGTGCCTTGTACACCCACCATTCCGCCATATTTTTGTTATTTATCGAGATACCATGGCTGATCGTTATATTTTTTCAAGGTAAAAAAAATGCCGTCAAACGGTTGCTAAAAGCATATATCGTTGTTATCTTGTTGTACTTGCCGTGGTCATACTTGATGTATATTCATTTGCATAAAGGCAAAGACTTACTACTTTCCACAAGTGTTGAAGATATAAAATTATTAATCGACAGCTATCTTATTCCCGAAATAACAACCAATCCCGCTAGTATTGCAGTAGTAAATTATCCAATATACAAAATTGCATTAGTGTTTGTAGTTTTTATCTTAATAGCAAGGTGTTGGCACAAATCGATCAAAAATACCGTATTTTTGATGTTGTGTTTTTTGGGTCCTATATTACTGTCGTGGTTAATAGCTCGGAATATCTCGATTACGGAAAGAAATATGGTTATCTACACAATTCCATATGCAATGTTGATCTTGGCATCAAAGCGAAGAAAGTACACAAGTATATTAATTGTAACACTGGTAGGCTTGTGGTTGGTTATGGATTTTTATTATTTCAAACACCCTCATAAAGCACCATTCAGAGAAATTACTCCTTTTGTCACGTCGGCAAAAGACAATGGAGATTTTGTCGTAAGCTGGTTTTCTGACTCAAACCGTCTATGGGAAACAAAATATTATAAACTCAATGCTCCAATATACTTACCCGGCACAACCAATGCACCAAATCTCTATACAACTTCCCTCGTCGATGTAAGTGACACGGTAAAAGCAATACCCCAAAATACAAAAACCGTTGGGGTGTTGACTGATTTACCGCCAGAAGAAATTGTTTTAGAAAATTATGTCTTGCAAGAATATAAAGATATTAACGGATTGAAGTTTATATGGTATCGTTTAAATACAACAAGATTAAATGAAGACGATTAA
- a CDS encoding undecaprenyl/decaprenyl-phosphate alpha-N-acetylglucosaminyl 1-phosphate transferase, with translation MTLISLIILPLIVSFMTSYLSTPWVIKFATRFNLIDDPKVNKHPKVLHKRPIPRAGGLATFIGVLAGIVFFLPLDKHIVAIAIGALIIVVLGILDDKYNIHPLLRLIAMTLAALIPIASGIGIAFATSPLGGLIDLSYPRFEFFLMGEERSIWILSDIFALFWIVFMMNILNMGAKGIQGQLPGVTAIAATTIVLLSTKFTADITEWPVMILAVITTGAYLGFLPWNFFPQKIMPGFAGSTLAGYLLAVLSILSTAKVGTLLIVLGIPIVDTLYTIFRRIASGKSPFWGDRGHLHHKLLDSGLSQKQVVYFYWATTCLLGALALNLNASHKLYTIIGITIFTGGLLLFLTHKPKNVNN, from the coding sequence ATGACACTTATATCGTTAATCATTCTACCGCTCATTGTTTCTTTCATGACATCTTATTTATCTACACCGTGGGTGATCAAATTTGCCACAAGGTTTAATCTGATTGACGATCCAAAAGTTAACAAACATCCCAAGGTATTACACAAAAGGCCAATTCCCAGAGCAGGAGGACTCGCAACATTTATAGGTGTATTAGCCGGAATCGTGTTTTTCCTACCCTTAGACAAACATATCGTCGCTATCGCTATTGGTGCGCTCATTATTGTTGTTCTTGGAATACTGGATGATAAATATAACATACATCCACTATTGCGCTTAATTGCAATGACTCTTGCAGCACTTATTCCAATTGCATCGGGAATTGGAATCGCTTTTGCAACGTCACCTCTGGGTGGTCTTATCGATCTGTCGTATCCCAGATTTGAATTTTTTCTTATGGGGGAAGAAAGAAGCATATGGATCCTCTCTGACATTTTTGCTTTGTTTTGGATTGTCTTCATGATGAACATTCTAAACATGGGCGCAAAGGGCATACAAGGTCAACTACCCGGTGTAACCGCTATTGCCGCAACGACCATTGTCTTGCTTTCGACTAAATTTACCGCGGATATTACCGAATGGCCCGTAATGATACTTGCAGTGATAACAACGGGTGCATACTTAGGATTTCTACCATGGAATTTTTTTCCCCAAAAAATAATGCCCGGTTTCGCGGGCTCGACTCTGGCGGGCTACTTACTTGCTGTACTATCTATTCTTTCAACTGCCAAGGTGGGTACACTTTTAATTGTCCTGGGAATACCGATTGTAGATACCCTCTATACGATTTTTAGGCGTATCGCATCAGGAAAGTCACCGTTTTGGGGCGATAGAGGTCATCTCCATCACAAATTACTCGATTCAGGTTTATCTCAAAAACAGGTTGTATATTTTTACTGGGCAACAACATGTCTCTTGGGCGCATTGGCATTAAATTTGAACGCTTCACATAAGTTGTATACAATAATAGGTATAACAATATTTACCGGCGGTCTCCTGCTCTTTCTCACCCATAAGCCGAAAAATGTTAATAACTAG
- a CDS encoding UbiA prenyltransferase family protein — protein MKSKNLSLIKLIIGSIKVARPLHWIKNFSLFAALIFSGGLFNPVLFATAFWGFVSFNFAASATYIFNDFRDIKHDKLHPIKKNRPLAAGTIPVNIALLEMLFFVLLSINVAVNFVNPLFTTAVISYFLLQFFYSLILKNWPTIDILVIALGFIIRVYAGAIAVDAHLSVWFLLCVISVALFLASGKRRSELNILNTTKIVTRNSLSKYKRELLNSYVTMFGNAAWMSWALFTFFESPEAPMPVWLFLAEISRTTTISKLMMITIPVVIFAIMRYQSLIFAGKSEAPELVLLKDKPLVLSIVIWISLVVWVIYYSSTALIT, from the coding sequence ATGAAATCTAAAAATCTATCATTAATTAAACTAATTATCGGTAGCATAAAGGTTGCAAGACCCCTACACTGGATTAAAAACTTCTCTTTGTTCGCAGCGCTAATTTTCTCAGGAGGACTATTTAATCCGGTTTTGTTTGCAACCGCATTTTGGGGTTTCGTTTCGTTTAATTTTGCGGCAAGTGCAACGTACATTTTTAACGATTTTCGCGACATAAAACACGACAAACTTCACCCAATTAAAAAAAATAGGCCACTTGCTGCGGGTACAATTCCGGTGAATATTGCACTTCTGGAAATGTTGTTCTTTGTTCTCCTATCCATCAATGTTGCTGTCAATTTTGTAAATCCACTCTTTACAACTGCTGTAATTTCATATTTTCTCCTGCAATTTTTTTACAGCTTAATCCTCAAAAATTGGCCTACGATTGACATACTGGTAATTGCGCTTGGTTTCATCATCAGAGTCTACGCTGGGGCGATTGCCGTCGATGCTCATCTGTCTGTATGGTTTTTGTTGTGTGTAATTTCCGTAGCACTATTTTTAGCCTCCGGAAAAAGAAGATCTGAATTAAACATATTAAATACAACCAAAATAGTAACCAGGAATAGCCTGTCTAAATACAAACGTGAATTATTGAATTCTTACGTTACGATGTTTGGGAACGCAGCCTGGATGTCTTGGGCACTTTTTACATTTTTTGAATCTCCCGAAGCGCCTATGCCTGTGTGGTTGTTTTTAGCAGAGATATCAAGAACAACAACAATAAGCAAACTCATGATGATTACAATTCCCGTTGTAATCTTTGCAATTATGAGATATCAAAGTCTTATTTTTGCCGGTAAATCGGAGGCTCCGGAATTAGTATTACTGAAAGACAAACCGCTCGTTTTGTCTATCGTCATCTGGATTTCACTAGTTGTTTGGGTCATTTACTATTCTTCCACTGCACTAATCACCTAA
- a CDS encoding PEGA domain-containing protein — translation MNKTKKLLVPILALLALLVIVLFLVGFFKPKGAGLLIQTTPLASVYIDGKQVGRTPYNAIYEPGEKVIKLVPDSFELPLTPYETMVNLTSGVETVITREFKDLEDTSSGEIVSFERVGKTETSLAVLSQPDGAQVKIDGVIRGFAPFKTTDVSQGEYTLSLTAPGFSDRSIKIKTYEGYMLTVIVKLAKSDQIVIEEDKDELEIKTQTEIEILSTPTNFLRVRSDASSGSEEIGKVIPGETYVLLEESEDGEWHKISYEEGKDGWVSTTYTKILDSDSKEDEANLTPQPTSAN, via the coding sequence GTGAATAAAACAAAAAAACTACTTGTTCCAATACTTGCGTTACTAGCTCTTTTGGTGATCGTACTTTTTTTGGTTGGTTTTTTCAAGCCTAAGGGAGCGGGACTTCTTATACAAACAACTCCACTTGCCTCTGTTTATATAGATGGAAAACAGGTTGGAAGGACTCCATATAATGCCATTTATGAGCCCGGCGAGAAAGTAATTAAGCTTGTCCCCGACTCTTTTGAATTACCACTGACTCCATATGAAACGATGGTTAATCTAACTTCGGGTGTGGAAACCGTAATTACACGGGAATTCAAAGATTTAGAGGATACTTCTTCGGGTGAGATTGTATCGTTTGAACGCGTGGGAAAAACCGAGACCAGCCTGGCTGTCTTGTCTCAACCCGACGGCGCGCAGGTTAAAATTGACGGTGTGATAAGAGGATTTGCACCTTTTAAAACGACGGATGTGTCTCAGGGAGAATATACCTTAAGTTTGACGGCACCCGGTTTTAGTGATCGGTCAATTAAAATCAAAACATATGAAGGCTACATGCTTACAGTTATTGTTAAGCTGGCAAAATCTGACCAAATTGTGATAGAGGAAGACAAAGATGAACTGGAAATAAAAACGCAAACCGAGATTGAAATTCTTTCCACCCCCACAAACTTTTTGCGAGTAAGAAGTGATGCCTCAAGTGGCAGTGAAGAAATAGGAAAGGTAATTCCGGGGGAGACATATGTATTACTTGAGGAAAGTGAAGACGGTGAATGGCATAAAATTAGTTATGAAGAAGGTAAAGATGGGTGGGTATCAACAACTTATACAAAAATTCTTGACAGTGATTCCAAAGAAGATGAGGCGAATTTAACTCCGCAGCCAACAAGTGCAAATTAG
- a CDS encoding Hsp20/alpha crystallin family protein: protein MTNLVYKDPFRGLFSLPSLSEDVEDYSALQRGLRVKETKGNLLIEAVVAGVPDNNVEVSIEDGILTIKAQSQEVKDEDEYKSSSYQYYYTVALSGGQWDKADAEVEHGIVKISIPKEESQKARKIAVRSKKK from the coding sequence TTGACGAACTTAGTATACAAAGATCCTTTTAGAGGATTATTCAGTCTACCTAGTCTTTCCGAAGATGTTGAGGATTATTCTGCGCTTCAAAGAGGGCTAAGGGTTAAAGAAACAAAAGGAAATCTGTTGATTGAAGCTGTTGTGGCTGGTGTACCAGACAACAACGTTGAGGTTTCCATCGAGGATGGAATTCTTACTATCAAAGCTCAATCTCAAGAAGTTAAAGATGAAGATGAATATAAATCATCCAGCTATCAATACTATTACACCGTTGCACTTTCGGGTGGACAATGGGACAAGGCCGATGCCGAGGTCGAGCATGGCATAGTTAAAATAAGCATTCCGAAAGAGGAATCGCAAAAGGCAAGAAAGATAGCTGTCAGATCAAAAAAGAAGTAA
- a CDS encoding VWA domain-containing protein: MKSISRKNINQSGAVILLYVLIIAIIAALLLAVAQSRLLLALRRTKSASDSLVSTYQAESIANDYLARFIGGYLDKDDMPFNESFEIGSSRIVASGNQLENVQTFLVTSELGYSASKVRAERTIYSLGNVEKIDIILSLDCTGSMDAGASCPNCFTRPTRFDAQKEAAINFVNNIKDLENSNKFNIGINVFGIDAKWLVSSRGDVSPDAGYTFDEIISALNDGFGSTRQESPACQSVMDSTSVGSAYDMSHKYFADDNTGTKQIEIVITDGIPNSRVPSSGCPLSVFCPAFPIDTINNNYCDTNEYGWQCYLYEQYKDGPWDATNFNAVAYSICEPLGKDYLKCALADKETYIPGLGIYGQRKPETDAYSVTIFNNPPKDVINIFRNYSTNYFNASQADQLPSILSEVLEDIVSERSIVTLHREIPE, from the coding sequence ATGAAATCGATAAGTCGTAAAAATATAAATCAATCCGGTGCAGTCATACTCTTGTATGTATTAATCATTGCCATTATCGCAGCACTTCTACTTGCGGTTGCACAATCAAGATTGTTGTTGGCACTTAGAAGAACCAAATCTGCTTCGGACAGTCTTGTTTCAACCTATCAAGCCGAGAGTATCGCAAATGATTACTTGGCAAGGTTTATCGGAGGCTATCTAGATAAAGATGATATGCCTTTTAACGAAAGTTTTGAAATAGGATCATCAAGAATTGTTGCATCGGGGAATCAACTTGAAAATGTACAAACTTTTTTAGTTACTTCGGAATTGGGCTATTCGGCAAGTAAGGTAAGAGCCGAACGAACAATATATTCATTGGGCAATGTTGAAAAGATAGACATCATATTATCGCTTGACTGTACCGGTAGCATGGATGCCGGCGCAAGTTGCCCAAACTGCTTTACCCGTCCGACGAGATTTGATGCACAAAAAGAAGCGGCTATAAATTTTGTTAACAACATAAAAGATTTGGAAAATTCCAACAAATTTAACATAGGGATAAATGTTTTTGGGATAGATGCCAAGTGGCTGGTATCGAGTAGGGGTGATGTTTCGCCGGATGCCGGATACACCTTTGATGAAATCATTAGCGCCTTAAACGACGGGTTCGGATCAACAAGACAAGAAAGTCCTGCGTGTCAGTCGGTTATGGACTCAACCAGTGTCGGATCCGCATATGACATGTCGCATAAATATTTCGCCGACGACAATACGGGAACAAAACAGATTGAAATTGTAATTACTGATGGCATACCCAACTCTAGAGTGCCCAGTTCCGGGTGTCCTCTTAGTGTGTTTTGTCCAGCTTTTCCTATTGATACGATAAATAATAACTACTGTGATACTAATGAGTATGGTTGGCAGTGTTATCTGTACGAGCAGTACAAGGATGGACCGTGGGACGCTACAAATTTCAATGCAGTCGCTTACAGTATTTGTGAGCCGTTGGGGAAGGATTATCTGAAATGTGCACTTGCTGACAAAGAAACGTACATACCCGGACTAGGAATATACGGACAGAGGAAACCAGAAACAGACGCTTACTCTGTAACAATTTTCAACAATCCACCCAAAGATGTGATTAATATATTTAGAAATTATTCAACCAACTATTTCAATGCCTCACAAGCTGACCAGTTACCGTCGATATTATCTGAAGTGTTGGAAGATATTGTTTCAGAGCGGTCGATTGTGACACTACACCGAGAAATTCCCGAGTAG
- a CDS encoding prepilin-type N-terminal cleavage/methylation domain-containing protein translates to MKDNNIKGFLIIETLIAIVIFSLVGLSLYASIGMLEVKTQKSKYDSGASLLVQEGVEIAHNAIIGDWDGYSDGLYHPAYDEDEDSWILVTGEENNLQARFTRSIKLISVCRHVDTGARIEDYELNNICSGEIDVNSRIIETSVKWIESGNEKAVTARLLSYRVPEK, encoded by the coding sequence ATGAAAGATAACAATATAAAGGGTTTTCTGATTATCGAGACTTTGATTGCAATCGTGATTTTTTCATTAGTAGGTTTGTCACTTTATGCCTCCATCGGGATGCTTGAGGTTAAAACACAGAAAAGCAAATATGACTCGGGGGCAAGTTTGCTTGTTCAAGAAGGTGTCGAAATAGCACACAACGCCATTATTGGAGATTGGGATGGATATTCGGATGGCTTGTATCATCCGGCATACGATGAGGACGAAGATAGTTGGATTCTCGTGACTGGGGAAGAGAACAATTTACAGGCCAGATTTACACGTAGTATAAAACTAATAAGTGTATGCAGACATGTGGACACGGGAGCAAGAATTGAAGATTATGAGCTTAATAATATCTGCAGTGGTGAAATAGACGTAAACAGCCGAATCATTGAAACCAGTGTCAAGTGGATTGAATCAGGAAACGAAAAAGCGGTTACCGCCAGACTATTAAGCTATCGAGTTCCCGAAAAATGA